In the Silvanigrella aquatica genome, TGAATAATATAATGATTTCCCGATGCTGCCGTAATGCAAATATCAAATTCATAAATTCTATTCAGAGCGTCATCTAGTTCTAATGGCCAAGCATCTCCCAAATCGAGAGCCAATTTTTCAGCACGCGCAAACGTACGGTTGGCAATAAAAATACTTCGTGCTTTAGAAAATATAAGATGCTGCGCTGTGATGCGCGACATTTCACCGGCACCAATAATAACAATTTTTTTGCCTTCAAAACTTTCAAAAACACGGGAAATGACATCAATAGCGGCATGACCTATTGAAATCCCATTTTTACCAATGTCTGTTTGCGTGCGAATTTTTTTTGCCACACGAAAACAGCGATTAAACACGGGACCCGCTAAACTTTGTGCACTTCCAAATTCCACTGCTTTGACATAGGCGTCTTTAATTTGACCTAATATTTGCGGTTCGCCAAGAACCAGAGAGTCGAGGCTTGCTGTCACTTTAAACAAATGACGTAAGGCATGGGCATCAAAATTAATTTTAACGTAACTTGTAATTTTATCTAATTTAATTTGAATTAATTCTTTATTATTTTGAAGAGATAATTGAAATAATTCATAATAAATAAAATATATTTTTTGCGCATCTAGTTTTCCAAAAAAACAAATATCAAACCGATTGCATGTACTTATTATGACAAACTCAATGACGTTATCAGGTATTAGTTTTTTTAAAATGGTATTTAAATTTTCAGACGTCCCCACAGCAGCCCATGCTTCGCGCAATTCTACAGGACATGTTTTATAATGCACTCCGCAGTATGAAAAGAAAGGGGTTGATGATGTCATATAAATTAACCACCTGTTACGTTATTCATTTTAAAGAAGAAGAACATTCAAAAGCTAAGGGCGTCGCAAAGAACTCATGCCTTTTTTCAAACGGAATATTTCTGCCCAACATCACCATCAACTTCACACTGGTTGCCTCAAAGGTCATATCGTGTGCAGAAATAGCTCCCAATAACGCAAATTTTCTTCCATTTTCATATAGTTCTAAAGAGACAGCGCCTGATTCACACTGAGTTGAAATAACAACAGGAATTTGTCTATCCAACGCTTTTTCACACAAATCAAGCCAATGCTCACTTGCAATCGGCAAATTGCCCGCACCAAAACCTTGAATGATAATTCCATTGGTGGAAGACAATAAGGCATCACAAAAAGCGCGAGTAGGAACCGCTCCTGGGACACAAAGTAACGACGTAATATTATTATTTGCTAAGGGATTAATAACCGGCGCATGTCTTTTTGCTTCAGGTAAAATTGATTTTAAGACTTTGGAATTCAATTTCATATTGACACCAAAACTTCCAATAATAGGAGCATTATAACTACGGTAAGCATACAAATGTTCATTACTATATTTTGTAGCACGTGTGGCACGATGTACTTTGCTATCAAAACAAATTAAAACTTCAGGAATACCACGTGTTGCTAATTCAACAGCATCAATCATATTCATGCGCGCATCACTGCGTAATGCGGTTAAAGGGCGCTGCGATCCTGTAAAGACAACGGGTTTTGTCAAACCTTCTAGAAAAAAGGCAAGAGCTGTTGCTGTCCACGCCATAGTATCAGTTCCGTGAATGACAACAAATCCATCAAAATCCGACCAATTTTCCTTTATAGTTGTAGATAATAACTTCCATAATTCAATATTGGCGTCGGAGGAATCAATATTGCAAATGACATTCAAATCAATTTCTGCCAGAGAAGCTAACTCAGGCACACTAGATAAAAGACTGTCAAGCAAGTGGGGAGATTGCTTGGAAGCAGAATGTCCTCCTCCTCCTAAAACCATTGCAAACGTACCACCTGTATGGAGTATAAGAACTCTTTTTTTCATAATTTGAATAACTCTTCCCGATAATTAAAAGTACTGCCAAATTGTACCAAATAATCCTAATAGCAGGAGTATCATGCCAAAAATTGCTAACTTAGCACCTTTTCTTCCGCGCCATCCCCAGAAGCTCCTGCCAAAGATCGTCATCACATACCATCCCCAAACTAAAAATGCCCATAAAATTTTAATAAAACCGACTTGAACAGCAAATGTTCCGATAAAAATCAAGGCCAGACCTGAGAGAAGACTGCACGTAATAAAAGTCAGACCAATAAGCGAAGAACGTTCAATGAGTTTTTCTAAGGTAGATAAACTGGTATGTGATGAATTTTTATCCCATTTTCGTTTTTTTAAATTTTGATAGTCGCGCAAATATAAAAGTGACGCGCAAAAAGATGCCACAAAAATAGCCTCTCCCAAGGCCGCTGTCCCTATGTGAAAATAGACAAGCCAATCGACGGATGTGGCACGGTACAAAGGTTTGGGATCGACGAAAGGAGTTATGGTGACCATCAAAAAAATAAGAGCGCCCATTAAAAACGAAAAAGAAGGCAAACCTTCTTTACCCCGATCGATCACAATAACAGCCAATGCTAAAACAAGACATATGACCGTGTACACTTGTGTTGTGATTGAGTTCAGCGGCAAAATAAATTCTAGGGTTCCATAAATAATTGTAAATATCGTTGCAAATCCAAATAATATACGAGCTAAATTATGAAACATTTCAAAATGCTTTTTTTCACGAGCACGCAGGCTTAAAGTATAACCAAAACTTAAAACCGCAAATCCATAAAGAGTGCTCATGGCAATACGTGAGACGGCTTCCAGCATGAAGATGTTCTGTATGAGATTCTCTTGAAAAGAAAGGTTTGGCATGTCAGTATTTAAATCCTTTTAATTGATTCTGAAAGGAAAATGGCAATTTATGCCTTCCTTCAAGCAGCTAAAAAGCACATGGTTCTCTAAGACATATAACAGCAGGTGATTGATTCCAACATGGAAGACGATTTTATTGACGACAGCGTTTTTGAAGCTAAACGCTTAGAATATGAAAAGAAAAAGCAAAAAAAGCAAGAAAAGCAGCAACGCCTGGAATTAAAAAAACAGGTGCTTTCCGAATTGCAAAATTTACTGCATAAGCAAAATCAAACAGATTCAGACGATTTTGAAAGTTGCTACCAAGCTTCTCTTGCATTTAAACCAGGAACAAAAAATTGGGCGCGCGCCATTATGAATTTATCTGAAAATATTGAATTGCTTGAAATTCGCAAAAAATATATAAAACTCGCTCAATATTGGCACCCGGATAAAAACAATGATACAGATAACGAAGCAATGAAGTACTTGAACGAAGCATGGCAAATATTAAAAAAAGAATGTTAATTTTTAATTCTGATTCGCAAAGGAAGTTTAAGAATATGACAAAACACACTCATTCTCCCACTTGCGGCTGCAAAAATGAAAAAGGAGCACCCCTTTTTACCACAGCTCCCACTTCAACAACACAAAAAGCGCTTGATTATTTTGAAGATAATATTAATAAAGAGCTTGAAAACTTGAAAAAACTTGTAAAAATTCCCAGCGTCAGTCTTTCTGG is a window encoding:
- the hemA gene encoding glutamyl-tRNA reductase, encoding MTSSTPFFSYCGVHYKTCPVELREAWAAVGTSENLNTILKKLIPDNVIEFVIISTCNRFDICFFGKLDAQKIYFIYYELFQLSLQNNKELIQIKLDKITSYVKINFDAHALRHLFKVTASLDSLVLGEPQILGQIKDAYVKAVEFGSAQSLAGPVFNRCFRVAKKIRTQTDIGKNGISIGHAAIDVISRVFESFEGKKIVIIGAGEMSRITAQHLIFSKARSIFIANRTFARAEKLALDLGDAWPLELDDALNRIYEFDICITAASGNHYIIQKSDLKDYQKKRQGKLAVMVDISVPRKIDPAISDWDNLFLFNVDDLDSVMEKNREMRKHASLLAENIIEEEVQDYIFTCKQKENLANVGRLHSWVKNVVDYEVSRYMRDINNGKKIEPQVISDAVAKKIVSYAASLAKNNMKIENDENTVGDLLEFLFNLSEQPLLPENIQKEDNLFKLPMKNNKMNLS
- a CDS encoding asparaginase, encoding MKKRVLILHTGGTFAMVLGGGGHSASKQSPHLLDSLLSSVPELASLAEIDLNVICNIDSSDANIELWKLLSTTIKENWSDFDGFVVIHGTDTMAWTATALAFFLEGLTKPVVFTGSQRPLTALRSDARMNMIDAVELATRGIPEVLICFDSKVHRATRATKYSNEHLYAYRSYNAPIIGSFGVNMKLNSKVLKSILPEAKRHAPVINPLANNNITSLLCVPGAVPTRAFCDALLSSTNGIIIQGFGAGNLPIASEHWLDLCEKALDRQIPVVISTQCESGAVSLELYENGRKFALLGAISAHDMTFEATSVKLMVMLGRNIPFEKRHEFFATPLAFECSSSLK
- the ccsA gene encoding cytochrome c biogenesis protein CcsA, whose product is MPNLSFQENLIQNIFMLEAVSRIAMSTLYGFAVLSFGYTLSLRAREKKHFEMFHNLARILFGFATIFTIIYGTLEFILPLNSITTQVYTVICLVLALAVIVIDRGKEGLPSFSFLMGALIFLMVTITPFVDPKPLYRATSVDWLVYFHIGTAALGEAIFVASFCASLLYLRDYQNLKKRKWDKNSSHTSLSTLEKLIERSSLIGLTFITCSLLSGLALIFIGTFAVQVGFIKILWAFLVWGWYVMTIFGRSFWGWRGRKGAKLAIFGMILLLLGLFGTIWQYF
- a CDS encoding J domain-containing protein, with protein sequence MEDDFIDDSVFEAKRLEYEKKKQKKQEKQQRLELKKQVLSELQNLLHKQNQTDSDDFESCYQASLAFKPGTKNWARAIMNLSENIELLEIRKKYIKLAQYWHPDKNNDTDNEAMKYLNEAWQILKKEC